From one Chthoniobacterales bacterium genomic stretch:
- a CDS encoding helix-turn-helix transcriptional regulator: MTRKKFSKLLKDYRERRGFTQEDAAKHLGVSVRTLQNWEIARNMPRAFGLKALVAALKRPEQKERNRLPT; the protein is encoded by the coding sequence ATGACTCGGAAGAAGTTTTCCAAGCTACTGAAGGACTATCGTGAAAGACGCGGATTCACGCAGGAAGACGCGGCTAAGCACTTGGGCGTTTCCGTGCGCACGCTGCAGAACTGGGAGATCGCTCGGAACATGCCGAGGGCCTTCGGGCTCAAGGCTCTTGTTGCCGCTCTCAAAAGACCTGAACAAAAAGAACGAAACCGCCTTCCGACTTAA